The following coding sequences lie in one Hyalangium ruber genomic window:
- a CDS encoding DUF2085 domain-containing protein produces the protein MFWLSHHREDEYNRTYVLGGVRVCARCLGTYPVMVVAMVGLFAVRAPLSWEWDVPVVLGLTLPALVDWAIGRFRPASGSNLVRTLTGILLGLALARSLHVHVQRPLPTVLLAQAALVTAVAVPVILATYRRPRPD, from the coding sequence GTGTTCTGGCTCAGTCACCATCGGGAGGATGAGTACAACCGCACCTACGTGCTGGGCGGAGTGCGCGTCTGCGCGCGATGCCTGGGCACCTATCCGGTGATGGTGGTGGCCATGGTGGGCCTGTTCGCCGTGCGCGCCCCCTTGAGCTGGGAGTGGGACGTGCCGGTGGTGCTCGGCCTCACCCTGCCGGCCCTCGTGGACTGGGCCATTGGACGCTTCCGGCCCGCCAGCGGCTCCAACCTCGTGCGCACGCTGACGGGGATTTTGCTGGGGCTGGCGCTCGCCCGCTCCCTCCACGTCCATGTGCAGCGCCCCTTGCCCACCGTGTTGCTGGCCCAGGCCGCCCTCGTGACAGCCGTCGCCGTCCCTGTCATTCTCGCCACTTACCGAAGGCCACGCCCCGACTAG
- a CDS encoding RNA polymerase sigma factor, translating to MVGPETSDEGLMLAFRAGDARAFETLVRRHRTPVFNFILRFTGHRTRAEDVLQETWLKVVRSAREYEPKAKFTTWLYTIARNLCVDSARKESYRQASSLEAPAGANAGGDEGRPLGEGLPDTGASPERGAYNARLRPLLERALASLPEEQREVFVLREYSGIAFKDIAEVTGVSENTVKSRMRYALEGLRRRLAEMGVDGDLAEDGRTVAG from the coding sequence GTGGTGGGACCGGAGACCTCAGACGAGGGGCTGATGCTCGCCTTCCGGGCGGGAGACGCCCGTGCGTTCGAGACGCTGGTGCGAAGGCACCGGACGCCGGTCTTCAACTTCATCCTGCGCTTCACGGGGCACCGGACGCGGGCGGAGGACGTGCTGCAGGAGACGTGGCTGAAGGTGGTACGCAGCGCACGGGAGTACGAGCCCAAGGCGAAGTTCACGACCTGGCTCTATACGATTGCGAGGAACCTCTGCGTGGACAGCGCGCGCAAAGAGAGCTACCGGCAGGCCTCCTCCCTGGAGGCTCCCGCCGGTGCCAATGCCGGGGGCGACGAGGGTCGGCCTCTCGGAGAGGGGCTCCCGGACACCGGGGCCAGCCCCGAGCGCGGCGCGTACAACGCCCGGCTCCGGCCCCTGTTGGAGCGCGCCCTGGCCAGCCTGCCGGAGGAGCAGCGCGAGGTGTTCGTGCTGCGTGAGTACAGCGGCATCGCCTTCAAGGACATCGCCGAGGTGACGGGCGTCTCCGAGAATACGGTGAAGAGCCGGATGCGTTACGCCCTGGAGGGCCTGAGACGGAGGCTGGCGGAGATGGGCGTGGATGGGGACCTGGCCGAGGACGGAAGGACGGTGGCGGGATGA
- a CDS encoding anti-sigma factor family protein, producing the protein MKPQNLHAHEDRLLDFAYGELPAHEALAVESHLQGCTRCTEALEGIRGVRSTMAHLSLEPAPDAGLESLMAYAQQAARNAAAGPAPKPTWWRRWLVPAMGITAVSVFGLVTVQVSKTVKLQPNLTEAAAVSKNEDVLAFPSPEPQAPTAPPPPAPATAAPVARATPPPPSPPVRLDDSVREKSKDLEADWSNVGAGKVLARDEAEQKVADKKASRKEYNYDRRDAMTQSGAFSKPKPMLVGSAQGGGPTTPVASAPPPAPAAEEPMPAAAQPSMEGAAMDDAVMAEAEVQEQAPYRGGLSLNKKAKGKTAAPAKTASTRDLDGTEESFDEVFGERARSSEARREKPADMPAPAQAPAPVSAGAAPSGRIVAQTQPSRAELSQQATAALRSGNRVREAELLRQALASGAVGEERLKLLNQLCDAEFAIGRRQAAFEACNQVLEEGPRSVIANEARSRLRQEAPAAMPSSGSREPAKADQMKAPAAATPAEAP; encoded by the coding sequence ATGAAGCCCCAGAACCTCCATGCCCATGAGGACCGGCTCCTCGACTTCGCCTACGGCGAGCTGCCCGCGCACGAGGCGCTCGCGGTGGAGTCCCACCTCCAGGGCTGTACTCGCTGCACCGAGGCGCTGGAGGGCATCCGCGGGGTGCGCTCCACCATGGCGCACCTCTCCCTGGAGCCCGCTCCCGACGCGGGCCTCGAGTCGCTGATGGCGTACGCGCAGCAGGCCGCCCGCAACGCGGCCGCGGGCCCGGCGCCCAAGCCAACCTGGTGGCGGCGCTGGCTCGTGCCCGCCATGGGCATCACCGCGGTGAGCGTCTTCGGGCTCGTCACGGTCCAGGTCAGCAAGACGGTGAAGCTGCAGCCGAACCTCACCGAGGCGGCCGCCGTGTCGAAGAACGAGGATGTGCTCGCATTCCCCTCGCCCGAGCCTCAGGCTCCGACGGCGCCGCCGCCGCCTGCCCCGGCGACGGCCGCGCCCGTGGCGCGGGCCACCCCGCCGCCGCCGTCGCCGCCCGTGCGGCTGGACGACAGCGTGCGCGAGAAGAGCAAGGATCTCGAGGCGGACTGGAGCAACGTGGGCGCCGGTAAGGTCCTTGCGCGCGACGAGGCCGAGCAGAAGGTCGCCGACAAGAAGGCATCCAGGAAGGAATACAACTACGATCGGCGCGACGCGATGACGCAGTCCGGGGCGTTCTCCAAGCCCAAGCCGATGCTGGTGGGCTCAGCGCAGGGAGGGGGCCCCACCACGCCGGTGGCCTCCGCGCCTCCGCCGGCTCCTGCCGCCGAGGAGCCCATGCCCGCCGCCGCTCAGCCCTCGATGGAGGGGGCTGCGATGGATGACGCTGTGATGGCGGAGGCGGAGGTGCAAGAGCAGGCGCCGTATCGCGGCGGGCTCAGCCTCAACAAGAAGGCCAAGGGCAAGACGGCGGCCCCCGCCAAGACGGCCTCCACGCGCGACCTCGACGGCACCGAGGAGTCGTTCGATGAGGTGTTCGGGGAGCGCGCGAGGAGCTCCGAGGCCCGGCGCGAGAAGCCAGCCGACATGCCTGCGCCCGCTCAGGCTCCCGCCCCGGTGAGCGCGGGCGCTGCGCCCTCGGGGCGGATCGTGGCTCAGACGCAGCCTTCGCGCGCCGAGCTGTCGCAGCAGGCCACCGCGGCGCTCCGCTCGGGCAACCGCGTGCGCGAGGCCGAGCTGCTGCGCCAGGCGCTGGCGTCCGGGGCCGTCGGCGAAGAGCGCCTGAAGCTGCTCAACCAGCTCTGTGACGCGGAGTTCGCCATCGGCCGGCGGCAGGCCGCCTTCGAGGCCTGCAATCAGGTCCTGGAGGAGGGCCCTCGCTCCGTTATCGCCAACGAGGCCCGGAGCCGTCTGCGTCAAGAGGCGCCGGCCGCCATGCCCAGCTCGGGCTCTCGGGAGCCGGCCAAGGCGGATCAGATGAAGGCTCCCGCGGCCGCCACCCCCGCGGAGGCCCCGTAA
- a CDS encoding TadE/TadG family type IV pilus assembly protein — protein sequence MDSGESCRESGQAAVEAALIMPLMVFMTLGIIQLTMIQHAKLMTEYAAYQAARAGIVWNGNNERMHDAAIVALLPTMGRTDKASELLLTWAKHQAYDTAMRSLAWTATRVRPPASFNGSNLFGVIRVDTINPAYFTPIDTIWKLRTGANWQELDFDGADSFPEVPALEDNIRKFFNLPEPDDSETVYRKATRLTIRLRYWYEMRVPFANWVIFTSWYASNARVALYGAIDRPTLSKSNMLNKTSNVSALQFRARGMDHERGYNTLYAPEMWVLWGLANGSIPLVSDLVGKRYFLPLTATHTMRMQSNFHRKWILHLNPDWGL from the coding sequence ATGGATTCTGGGGAGTCGTGTCGGGAGTCGGGACAGGCCGCGGTCGAGGCGGCGCTGATCATGCCGCTGATGGTCTTCATGACGCTGGGGATCATCCAGCTCACGATGATCCAGCACGCGAAGCTGATGACGGAGTACGCCGCCTACCAGGCGGCGCGAGCGGGCATCGTCTGGAACGGTAACAACGAGCGCATGCATGACGCGGCCATCGTGGCGCTGCTGCCGACGATGGGCCGTACGGACAAGGCCAGTGAGCTGCTGCTGACGTGGGCGAAGCACCAGGCCTATGACACGGCCATGCGCTCGCTGGCGTGGACCGCCACGCGGGTGCGGCCGCCGGCTTCGTTCAACGGCTCGAACCTCTTTGGCGTCATTCGGGTGGACACCATCAACCCGGCCTACTTCACGCCCATCGACACCATCTGGAAGCTGCGCACGGGAGCCAACTGGCAGGAGCTGGACTTCGACGGCGCCGACAGCTTCCCCGAGGTGCCGGCGCTCGAGGACAACATCCGCAAGTTCTTCAACCTGCCGGAGCCGGACGACTCGGAGACGGTGTACCGCAAGGCCACACGGCTGACGATTCGCCTGCGCTACTGGTACGAGATGCGGGTGCCGTTCGCCAACTGGGTCATCTTCACGTCCTGGTATGCCTCCAACGCGCGCGTGGCGCTCTACGGCGCCATCGATCGGCCCACGCTGTCCAAGAGCAACATGCTCAACAAGACCTCGAACGTCTCGGCCCTGCAGTTCCGAGCGCGGGGCATGGACCACGAGCGTGGCTACAACACCTTGTACGCGCCGGAGATGTGGGTGCTATGGGGGCTGGCCAACGGCAGCATCCCGCTCGTCTCGGATCTGGTGGGCAAGCGCTACTTCCTGCCGCTGACGGCCACCCACACCATGCGCATGCAGTCCAACTTCCACCGGAAGTGGATCCTGCACCTCAACCCCGATTGGGGCCTCTAG